The genomic DNA CGGTACTTCGAGGAGTTGCTGGAGATCCTCGACGGGGGCGGCCCGCCGGACCACGCCGCGATCGCGGCGCTGCGCGCCCGGTACGACATCGAGCAGCTGACGCCGATGCGGCACGGCGCGCCCGCCCGGTGACGGCGGCCCGCCCCGGACCGGGGCCCCGGGCGGGCGGGTGGGCGGACGCGTGGTCCCTGGGCCGCCCTCGGGGCGGTCCGGGGACCACGCGCGTCACGCCCGGGTCACGGGAGGGACGTCTTCCCCCGGGCGCGGGTCGCGCCGGTGCGGCGCCCGCGCGTCAGGAGTGCCATGGCCGCGCCGAGGAGCAGGGCCAGGAGGCCGACGACGACGTTGTTCCAGACGCTGCGGGTGGTGTCGACGTTTCCGGCGACGAGCCACGGCGAGAGGATCGTGAACGCCCCGATGGCCACGGCGCACCAGGCCATGGCGTGGGTCCGCTCGTACGCCGAGCCGAGGCCGCTCACGCACAGCGCGTAGGCGAGGCCGAGGATCAGGTTGCACACGGCGAGC from Streptomyces sp. MRC013 includes the following:
- a CDS encoding SPW repeat protein, whose protein sequence is MTTHPTIEHHPDVAEMRARFERATSTPRGQAIEALAFLTGVYLAASPWIAGFSGLTALAVCNLILGLAYALCVSGLGSAYERTHAMAWCAVAIGAFTILSPWLVAGNVDTTRSVWNNVVVGLLALLLGAAMALLTRGRRTGATRARGKTSLP